From the Micromonospora echinofusca genome, the window GTAGGCGTCGAGGTCGACGCTCAGGTCACGGGGGTCGAACGGCAGGGCGGCGGCCGCCAGGACGCCCCGCCATGGAATCTGTTCCACGCCACCTCCAGTAAAATGTTACATGGCACCGTAGCACGGTCGTCGGGACGTCCACCAGATCCGAACGGTGTTCCTCTTGCCGGCACCCACGACCGCACCCGCGACCGTGGTCGGCGTTCCGGCCCGGCGCGACGCGCCCCGGCTAGCGCTCGGGCCGGTCGGCCCAGATGCCGCGCACGTGCCGCAGGTGACCGCGCATCAGGTTCACGACCCCGTCCCGGTCCCCCGCCGCGAACAGGTCCATGAGCTGGACGTGCTCGTCCGCCGAGTCGACCAGCCGGCCGTCCCTGACCAGCGCGTCGAGCCCGTACAGGCGGGTGCGGTTACGCAGGTCGGCGACCGTCTCCACCAGCCGCAGGTTGCCGCCCGCGCGCAGCAGGGTCAGGTGGAACTCGCTGTCCGCCTCGATGTACGCCACCACGTCGCCCCGGCTCGCCGCCTTGACGATGGCCTGCGCGAGCACCCGCAGCTCGCGCAGCTGCTCCGCCGAGAGCCGGCCCACCTGCTCGGCCACCACCGGGATCTCCAGCAGCTCCCGGATCTGCGTGATCTCGTCGAGTTCCCGCTCCGACAGGGACCTGATCCGGAAGCCCTTGTTCTTGACGATCGTGATCAGGCCCTCCTTGGCCAGATCGAGGATCGCCTCGCGCACGGGGGTCGGCGAGACCCCGAACTGCGTCGCCAGCGTGGGCGCCGAATAGATGGTGCCGGGCCTGATCTGGCCCGCCACGATCGCGGCGCGCAGCGCGTGCGCCACCTCCTCGCGCAGGCTCTGCCGCCCCGCGATGGCCGCCAGCGCCAGTACCGGCCCGGCGGCATCGGCGCCGCCCGCCTGCCAGTCGGCTGTCACCACCACGTCACCCCGCTCAGCCCGCGCCGTCACCCGTGGGTCGCTCGTCCGACGCCACGGCCCGCCCGAGCTTACCGGTCGGCCCGGCGCCCGCCGCCATCGTCGGCCGGCGCCGGGCCGCCGGTGCTCAGCGGCCCGCGCCCGCCAGGATCTCGGCGGCCGCCCGCTCGCCGGCCTCGATCGCCCCGTCCAGGTAGCCGGCCCACCGGGTGGCGGTCTCCGTGCCGGCCCAGTGCAC encodes:
- a CDS encoding GntR family transcriptional regulator, with the protein product MTADWQAGGADAAGPVLALAAIAGRQSLREEVAHALRAAIVAGQIRPGTIYSAPTLATQFGVSPTPVREAILDLAKEGLITIVKNKGFRIRSLSERELDEITQIRELLEIPVVAEQVGRLSAEQLRELRVLAQAIVKAASRGDVVAYIEADSEFHLTLLRAGGNLRLVETVADLRNRTRLYGLDALVRDGRLVDSADEHVQLMDLFAAGDRDGVVNLMRGHLRHVRGIWADRPER